A single region of the Hoeflea prorocentri genome encodes:
- a CDS encoding 1-deoxy-D-xylulose-5-phosphate synthase, which yields MQFENKAGGLEGPAVVGRVYFSKSGKTLYCKGLKFKGLSGSGFKANYFETHSGDHCWISGPRKDRQDRLYGGYLGVQIDEAVREEYFKLIS from the coding sequence ATGCAATTTGAAAACAAGGCTGGCGGTTTGGAAGGACCTGCTGTGGTCGGTCGCGTCTATTTCTCAAAATCCGGCAAAACCCTCTATTGCAAGGGACTGAAGTTTAAAGGCCTGAGCGGATCTGGTTTCAAAGCAAACTACTTCGAAACGCATAGTGGAGATCACTGTTGGATTTCCGGACCGCGTAAAGACCGGCAGGATCGACTATACGGGGGTTATCTCGGCGTCCAAATTGATGAGGCCGTTCGGGAAGAGTATTTCAAGCTTATCAGCTGA
- a CDS encoding M48 family metalloprotease, which translates to MDKDDWSVDLAQEAFGILEAAFPGISRYQISVLHNPAHAAFTADGNHIFLTRTLLELCATVEMAAFVIAHEIAHHELGHIPRASKRLKGRLRVLAYILQSFVSPITHARREIEADTFAIDMCMAAGLSGEKCVQTFQVLEKASLDRGGVGSAYGIHAFYCDEMTSIQRRWRIGFYLLRYHGYYPVRVRRVLAEKHVGMDEPPYNVFLF; encoded by the coding sequence ATGGACAAAGACGATTGGAGTGTAGATCTTGCTCAAGAAGCGTTTGGCATTCTGGAAGCGGCTTTTCCAGGAATATCGCGCTATCAGATTTCGGTTTTGCATAATCCGGCCCACGCAGCGTTTACCGCTGACGGCAATCATATCTTCCTGACTCGGACCTTGCTTGAACTCTGCGCGACCGTGGAGATGGCCGCGTTCGTGATTGCCCACGAGATTGCGCATCATGAGTTGGGTCACATCCCACGTGCTTCGAAACGACTAAAAGGCCGGCTGCGGGTACTGGCATATATTCTGCAGAGTTTTGTCTCACCCATCACTCACGCACGCAGGGAAATCGAGGCTGATACTTTCGCGATCGATATGTGCATGGCGGCTGGCTTGTCCGGCGAAAAGTGTGTTCAGACTTTCCAAGTGCTCGAAAAGGCATCGTTGGATCGCGGGGGTGTCGGTTCCGCGTACGGAATTCATGCTTTCTATTGCGATGAAATGACATCAATTCAAAGGCGTTGGAGGATCGGTTTCTACCTCCTGCGTTATCATGGGTATTATCCGGTAAGAGTTCGCAGAGTATTGGCTGAAAAACACGTCGGTATGGATGAACCCCCATACAATGTGTTTCTATTTTAG
- a CDS encoding DUF930 domain-containing protein encodes MLQKVRTYSRKISPGAAASALAHAIIAAVLIFGLPDLSRDADEPQVIPVELVLSQQDILAALQQTLEETVPPPSGQEEVASSDPAGGQPIRTLFPVYQFGEEDAGPSETIDGDTPEVSETTETQSEDTPSEEPDVAEQTADLDEAPTAEQAEETAAADAPQPPEETAETERSVHDTESAVATSAKNDIPRGVRAGDLCATELRRQLVASIPPYRPNLLPAYRLDEGTLIVVQKGAFRSDAQWYDLKFRCEIDEEATRVVSFDFEVGAPIPRSAWADRGLPAS; translated from the coding sequence ATGTTGCAGAAGGTCAGGACATACAGCCGAAAAATCAGCCCGGGTGCGGCGGCGTCGGCCCTGGCGCACGCGATCATTGCGGCTGTGCTGATTTTTGGCCTGCCGGACTTGTCGCGGGACGCGGATGAACCGCAGGTTATCCCGGTGGAACTTGTGCTCTCACAGCAGGATATCCTGGCGGCGTTGCAACAGACCCTGGAGGAAACGGTTCCGCCGCCTTCCGGGCAGGAAGAGGTCGCGTCATCGGACCCGGCAGGTGGGCAACCGATCCGCACACTTTTTCCTGTCTACCAGTTCGGGGAGGAGGATGCAGGCCCAAGCGAGACCATCGATGGCGACACGCCGGAGGTGTCCGAGACTACCGAGACACAGTCTGAGGATACACCGTCCGAGGAACCCGATGTGGCCGAGCAGACCGCGGATCTGGACGAGGCGCCGACGGCCGAACAGGCAGAGGAAACAGCCGCAGCAGACGCGCCGCAACCACCTGAAGAAACGGCCGAAACAGAGCGTTCCGTACACGACACCGAGAGCGCAGTTGCAACAAGCGCCAAGAACGACATCCCGCGTGGCGTGCGTGCCGGCGATCTGTGCGCGACGGAGCTGCGCCGCCAGCTCGTCGCCTCCATCCCGCCTTACCGACCGAACCTCCTGCCGGCCTACCGGCTCGATGAGGGCACGTTGATCGTGGTGCAGAAAGGTGCGTTTCGGTCCGATGCGCAGTGGTATGATCTGAAATTCCGTTGCGAAATCGACGAGGAGGCAACACGAGTCGTTTCCTTTGACTTTGAAGTCGGAGCGCCCATTCCACGCTCCGCATGGGCAGACCGCGGTCTGCCGGCATCGTAG
- the cls gene encoding cardiolipin synthase, which produces MFLLDFESGVVQWVLSALAIVLSIICAGHALLWKRDPRAAVGWIAVCLLLPGLGALLYWLFGVNRIRAQAQYLRRRWPLPDNSDLDDPSFTAEWPSEHLGFTRLSRKVTRRRFVEGNHIELLVNGEEAFPAMLDEIRNAQVSIGLCTYIFDSDRVGLQFVDALADAVERGVEVKVLVDGLGELYSRPRISRFLKERGIPTARFMPWNHWQWFLNLNLRNHRKIMVVDGRLAFTGGMNIGVRHLAEAVDNPKKALDLHFKVSGPVVADIEWAFLEDWSFATGANHLRTEPLDLPGTGDLLARVIIDGPNEDFEKLRWMYMGATNAARQSVRVMTPYFVPDRELMASLNAAAMRGVNVEIILPEEGNIPFVSWATDAMLWQVLERGVKVCRQPAPFTHSKLFIVDDSYAIVGSGNFDDRSLRLNFEFNLEIYDKDFVSVLVRHFDEAKARSASITLAEMDARPWAVKFRDGFARLFAPYL; this is translated from the coding sequence ATGTTTCTTCTGGATTTCGAAAGCGGTGTTGTTCAGTGGGTTCTTTCCGCGCTCGCAATCGTGCTTTCCATTATCTGCGCCGGGCATGCGCTGTTGTGGAAGCGGGATCCGCGTGCCGCGGTGGGCTGGATAGCGGTCTGTCTTCTTCTTCCGGGCCTTGGCGCGCTCTTGTATTGGCTGTTCGGCGTGAACCGCATCAGGGCGCAGGCGCAGTATCTGCGGCGCCGCTGGCCTCTGCCGGACAACAGCGATCTGGACGATCCGTCCTTCACTGCGGAGTGGCCGTCCGAACATCTCGGTTTCACCCGGCTCTCGCGCAAGGTAACGCGGCGCCGGTTCGTTGAGGGAAATCATATCGAGCTTCTGGTCAATGGCGAGGAAGCCTTCCCGGCCATGCTCGATGAAATCCGCAACGCGCAGGTTTCGATCGGCTTGTGCACCTATATTTTCGACAGCGACCGGGTTGGTCTCCAGTTTGTCGACGCGCTTGCCGATGCCGTCGAACGAGGTGTGGAGGTCAAGGTGCTCGTCGATGGTTTGGGCGAGCTTTACTCCCGGCCCCGCATCTCAAGGTTCCTGAAGGAAAGGGGCATTCCGACGGCGAGGTTCATGCCATGGAACCACTGGCAATGGTTCCTCAATCTGAATCTGAGAAATCACCGCAAGATCATGGTTGTGGACGGCAGGCTCGCCTTCACCGGAGGGATGAATATCGGCGTTCGCCATCTTGCCGAAGCGGTCGATAATCCCAAGAAGGCGCTCGATCTCCACTTCAAGGTCAGCGGACCGGTTGTTGCGGATATCGAGTGGGCATTTCTGGAAGACTGGTCCTTTGCGACGGGAGCCAACCATCTGCGGACGGAGCCGCTGGACTTGCCGGGCACGGGTGATTTATTGGCGCGTGTGATCATCGACGGGCCGAATGAGGACTTCGAGAAGCTGCGGTGGATGTATATGGGTGCGACCAATGCCGCGAGGCAGAGCGTACGTGTCATGACGCCCTATTTCGTGCCCGACCGCGAGCTCATGGCGAGCCTGAATGCGGCCGCAATGCGCGGCGTGAATGTGGAAATCATCTTGCCCGAGGAGGGCAATATTCCGTTCGTGAGTTGGGCGACCGATGCGATGCTCTGGCAGGTTCTCGAACGCGGCGTAAAGGTTTGTCGTCAACCCGCGCCGTTCACGCACTCCAAACTCTTCATCGTCGACGATAGCTACGCGATTGTCGGTTCGGGCAATTTTGACGACCGGAGCCTGCGCCTCAATTTCGAGTTCAATCTGGAGATCTATGACAAGGACTTCGTCTCAGTGCTCGTTCGGCACTTCGACGAGGCCAAGGCGCGGTCCGCCTCGATCACGCTTGCTGAAATGGATGCGCGTCCATGGGCCGTCAAGTTCCGCGACGGCTTCGCGCGTCTGTTCGCGCCCTACCTTTAG
- a CDS encoding patatin-like phospholipase family protein, with translation MTDIGLALGGGGAKGLAHICMLEVIDEFGIKPSRIVGTSIGAIIGVMYASGISARSLREEIQNISNKENSSFIDAMGNVFTWLQLAGVNWKGGSLLKADAFLDDLMKYVKVKDFEELDIPVKVVAADFWRRNEVVLETGDIRTGVHASMAVPGVLEPVVVNGRVLVDGGVTNPVPYDLIMDECDMTIAIDVLGNRTESESLIPSFQESVFNSFQIMQKSIVRQKIAARPPDIYICPEIVDILMLEFYEASKVFAQAAPAADQLRRELERHLEEANRRP, from the coding sequence ATGACGGACATCGGATTGGCCCTTGGCGGCGGCGGAGCCAAGGGGCTGGCCCATATCTGCATGCTCGAGGTGATCGACGAGTTCGGCATTAAACCGAGCCGCATTGTCGGCACCAGTATCGGGGCGATTATCGGGGTGATGTATGCATCGGGCATAAGTGCGCGCTCTTTGCGGGAGGAAATCCAGAACATCTCGAACAAGGAGAACAGCAGCTTTATTGACGCAATGGGCAATGTTTTCACCTGGCTGCAGCTCGCAGGCGTCAACTGGAAAGGCGGAAGCTTGCTGAAGGCCGACGCGTTCCTCGATGATTTGATGAAATATGTGAAGGTCAAGGATTTTGAGGAACTGGACATTCCGGTCAAAGTCGTTGCGGCGGACTTTTGGCGCCGTAACGAGGTGGTGCTTGAAACCGGCGACATCCGGACAGGGGTTCACGCGAGCATGGCGGTGCCGGGGGTGCTGGAGCCGGTGGTCGTCAACGGGCGTGTTCTGGTCGACGGCGGTGTCACCAATCCCGTTCCCTACGACCTGATCATGGACGAATGCGACATGACCATTGCGATAGATGTGCTGGGAAACAGAACGGAAAGCGAGAGCCTTATTCCTTCGTTTCAGGAGTCGGTTTTCAACTCGTTTCAGATCATGCAGAAGTCGATAGTGCGCCAGAAGATCGCGGCGCGGCCGCCGGATATCTACATCTGCCCGGAAATCGTGGACATTCTGATGCTCGAGTTCTACGAGGCGTCGAAGGTTTTCGCACAGGCTGCGCCGGCCGCCGATCAACTGCGCAGGGAGCTCGAACGGCACCTGGAAGAGGCAAATCGTCGGCCTTGA
- a CDS encoding LysR family transcriptional regulator codes for MISRLNYHHLRYFREVATEGHLGRAADRLNVAQSALSIQIRQLEESLGVDLFERVSRKLVLTEAGRIALDHADQIFNAGDELLATLQQNSSARTPLRIGAMSTLSRNFQLQFLGPLLADADSGFWLKSGSLETLLHDLDTLTLDVVLTTQVPPPRSDSAFAAQRIAEQPVRIHGKPDFFGSETLGELLRNAPVILPTESVIRAGFESLVARLGVQPRIVASVDDMAMVRLLAREGVGLAVAPSVVVADEIKAGILETAAFDLGISEPFFAVTIPRRFPHPALADLLQQQSS; via the coding sequence ATGATTTCTCGACTGAACTACCATCATCTTCGCTATTTTCGCGAGGTCGCCACCGAGGGGCATCTGGGGCGTGCGGCCGACCGGTTGAATGTGGCTCAATCCGCCCTGTCGATCCAAATCCGGCAGTTGGAAGAGAGCCTGGGCGTGGACCTGTTCGAGCGCGTTTCGCGCAAGCTGGTTCTTACCGAAGCAGGACGGATTGCCTTGGATCATGCCGACCAGATCTTCAATGCCGGTGATGAACTGTTGGCGACACTGCAACAGAACAGCTCTGCCAGGACGCCCTTGCGCATTGGTGCAATGTCCACATTGTCACGCAATTTTCAGCTACAGTTCCTCGGTCCGCTGCTGGCCGATGCCGACTCTGGTTTCTGGTTGAAATCAGGAAGCCTTGAGACACTGCTTCACGATCTGGACACGCTGACACTGGACGTGGTTCTGACGACGCAGGTGCCACCGCCTCGTTCCGATTCCGCCTTTGCGGCACAGAGGATCGCCGAGCAACCAGTGCGCATACATGGCAAGCCGGATTTTTTCGGGAGCGAAACGCTGGGCGAGCTTTTGCGGAACGCGCCCGTTATCCTGCCGACCGAAAGCGTGATCCGCGCCGGCTTCGAGAGTCTGGTCGCCCGCCTGGGTGTGCAGCCGCGTATCGTAGCCAGCGTGGATGATATGGCCATGGTCCGTCTGCTCGCTCGCGAGGGCGTCGGGCTGGCCGTCGCGCCGTCGGTCGTGGTCGCTGACGAGATCAAAGCAGGTATCCTTGAAACGGCCGCATTCGACCTTGGAATTTCGGAACCGTTCTTCGCGGTCACCATTCCAAGAAGGTTCCCGCATCCCGCCCTTGCGGATCTTCTTCAGCAACAGTCTTCGTAA
- a CDS encoding sodium-dependent bicarbonate transport family permease: MEILMMIAGTVVEQLQKPTLAFLIAGMMLAALGARFEIPQSIYKFIVILLLLKVGMSAGISIRNADTLSFLVPASLAILVGIAIVFLGSRSLARWNGVSRVDGLATAGLFGAVSASTLAAGMAVLDDSNIYYEGFIGALYPFMDVAALVTAIMLAKLSAARQAAVTVYPGRDGAASIGSTGAPTPIGASMGGSGLIREILVDTLRSPAISALITGLALGVLSDPETVYKSFYEPLFRGLLSILMLIMGMEAWTRLAELRKVAHAYVLYGLVAPILHGLLGFGAGLAAHHLTGFSEGGVILLALMAASSSDISGPPTIRGALPEANSSAYVGTSTGLGTPVAILSIPLFIGLADLVF; this comes from the coding sequence ATGGAAATTTTGATGATGATCGCTGGCACTGTTGTTGAGCAGTTACAAAAGCCGACGCTTGCTTTTCTCATTGCCGGAATGATGTTGGCTGCCCTGGGCGCCAGGTTCGAGATTCCGCAATCGATTTACAAGTTCATCGTCATACTGCTCCTGCTCAAGGTGGGCATGAGCGCGGGAATATCCATCCGAAACGCGGATACTCTCTCGTTCCTCGTTCCGGCCAGCTTGGCGATTCTTGTCGGGATCGCGATCGTATTTCTGGGCAGCCGGTCGCTGGCGCGCTGGAACGGTGTGTCCCGGGTCGATGGTCTCGCCACCGCGGGTCTCTTCGGCGCAGTTTCGGCTTCCACGCTCGCAGCCGGAATGGCGGTCCTTGATGACAGCAACATCTATTACGAAGGTTTCATTGGGGCTCTCTATCCCTTTATGGATGTCGCGGCCCTGGTTACCGCAATCATGTTGGCAAAGCTCAGCGCCGCGCGGCAAGCGGCGGTTACCGTCTACCCGGGGCGTGACGGCGCTGCTTCGATAGGATCGACGGGCGCGCCCACACCGATTGGCGCCAGTATGGGAGGCTCAGGTCTTATCCGCGAGATCCTCGTCGACACCTTGCGCAGTCCCGCAATCTCCGCACTGATCACCGGACTTGCACTGGGTGTGCTGTCGGACCCCGAAACCGTCTACAAGAGCTTCTATGAGCCGCTGTTCCGGGGGCTGCTTTCCATATTGATGCTGATCATGGGGATGGAAGCCTGGACCCGGCTGGCGGAACTTCGCAAGGTCGCGCATGCCTATGTCCTCTACGGCCTCGTAGCCCCGATCCTTCATGGACTGTTGGGGTTTGGCGCCGGACTGGCGGCACATCATCTGACAGGGTTTTCTGAAGGCGGCGTTATCCTGCTGGCGCTCATGGCGGCATCGAGCTCGGATATTTCAGGTCCACCGACCATACGTGGCGCGCTGCCTGAGGCGAACTCGTCGGCCTATGTCGGAACTTCCACTGGCTTGGGCACGCCGGTGGCGATCCTTAGCATACCGCTGTTCATCGGCTTGGCAGATCTGGTTTTTTAA
- a CDS encoding helix-turn-helix transcriptional regulator: MKNNIRVLRAERRWTQADLGKLLGVSRNSVNAIENGKYDPSLPLAFRIARLFGKTVEEIFEDGE; this comes from the coding sequence ATGAAGAATAATATCCGCGTTTTGCGCGCAGAACGACGCTGGACCCAGGCCGACCTCGGGAAATTACTCGGCGTGTCACGGAACTCCGTCAACGCGATCGAGAACGGGAAATACGACCCGTCATTGCCACTGGCGTTTCGGATCGCACGGCTATTTGGAAAAACCGTTGAAGAGATTTTTGAGGACGGAGAGTGA
- a CDS encoding 2'-deoxycytidine 5'-triphosphate deaminase, giving the protein MAAEGILADLDIAALFDGGRLKAPRALDDDQIQPASLDLRLGETAYRVRASFLPGPDHGVADKLERLKLHEIDLRNGAVLETGCVYIVPLLESLDLPDEISASANPKSSTGRLDIFTRVMADRTQEFDKIPAGYKGPLYLEVSPRTFPIVARTGSRLSQIRFRKGSAGLDEAALARLHEAEVLVASDTPNISGGGIALSVDLESGPDGLAGYRGKHHTSVIDVDLKAQHDVLDFWEPVYTRGNGYIILDPDEFYILVSREAVHVPPLYAAEMTPFDPLVGEFRVHYAGFFDPGFGHSDAGGSGSRAVLEVRSHEVPFILEHGQIVGRLIYEHMLERPRALYGSDLGSNYQAQGLKLSKHFRT; this is encoded by the coding sequence ATGGCTGCAGAAGGAATTTTAGCCGATCTGGATATTGCGGCGCTCTTTGACGGCGGGAGGCTGAAGGCACCCCGTGCGCTCGATGACGACCAGATCCAGCCGGCAAGCCTGGACCTGCGCCTCGGAGAGACGGCCTACCGGGTCCGTGCCAGCTTCCTGCCGGGGCCGGATCACGGGGTTGCCGACAAGCTTGAACGTCTGAAACTGCACGAGATCGACCTGCGAAATGGTGCGGTTCTGGAAACCGGCTGTGTCTATATCGTGCCGCTGCTGGAAAGCCTTGATCTGCCGGATGAGATTTCCGCCTCGGCCAATCCGAAAAGCTCGACCGGCCGCCTCGACATATTCACCCGGGTCATGGCCGACAGGACGCAGGAGTTCGACAAGATTCCGGCCGGCTACAAGGGGCCGCTTTATCTGGAAGTCAGCCCGCGCACGTTTCCCATCGTCGCGCGCACCGGCTCGCGCCTTTCGCAAATCCGTTTCCGCAAGGGCAGTGCCGGGTTGGACGAGGCCGCGCTTGCCCGTCTGCACGAGGCCGAAGTGCTGGTTGCCTCTGATACGCCCAACATCTCCGGGGGCGGCATCGCTCTGTCGGTCGATCTTGAAAGCGGGCCGGACGGGCTTGCCGGATATCGCGGCAAGCACCACACCTCCGTGATCGATGTCGACCTCAAGGCGCAGCACGATGTTCTCGATTTCTGGGAGCCGGTCTACACGCGCGGCAATGGCTATATCATCCTCGACCCGGACGAGTTTTACATCCTTGTCTCGCGCGAGGCAGTGCATGTGCCGCCGCTCTATGCCGCCGAGATGACGCCATTCGACCCTCTGGTTGGCGAATTCCGGGTCCACTATGCCGGTTTCTTCGACCCCGGCTTTGGCCACTCCGATGCCGGCGGCTCCGGCAGCCGCGCCGTCCTCGAAGTGCGCAGCCACGAAGTGCCGTTCATCCTCGAGCACGGCCAGATCGTCGGGCGGCTCATCTACGAACACATGCTGGAACGCCCCAGGGCGCTTTACGGTTCCGACCTCGGCTCGAACTACCAGGCCCAGGGCCTGAAGCTCTCCAAGCATTTTCGAACGTAA
- a CDS encoding O-succinylhomoserine sulfhydrylase, whose product MTDKNKPQNTSNWRPATQMVHGGTSRSQFGETSEAMFLTQGFVYDSAEAAEARFKGEDCGFIYSRYANPTVDMFEKRMCALEDAEDARATASGMAAVSAALLCQVKAGDHVVAARALFGSCRWVVETLMPQYGIETTLIDGTDLANWQGAVRPNTKVFFLESPTNPTLEVIDIAGVAEIANAIGAKVVVDNVFATPLYQKPLALGAHIVVYSATKHIDGQGRCLGGIVLSTKDWIEEHLHDYFRHTGPSLSPFNAWTLLKGLETLPLRVRQQTESAGRIADYLAGHSSIKRVIYPGRADHPQADIVARQMSGGSTLVAFEIDGGKPAAFAFENALEIVRISNNLGDAKSLITHPSTTTHKNLAEEARAELGITDATVRLSVGLEDADDLIADIDRALSSV is encoded by the coding sequence ATGACGGACAAGAACAAACCGCAAAACACGTCAAACTGGCGTCCCGCGACGCAGATGGTCCATGGCGGCACCAGCCGTTCGCAGTTCGGCGAAACGTCCGAAGCGATGTTTTTGACGCAGGGCTTTGTCTATGACAGCGCCGAAGCTGCCGAGGCGCGTTTCAAGGGCGAGGATTGCGGCTTTATCTATTCACGATACGCCAACCCGACAGTCGATATGTTCGAAAAGCGCATGTGCGCCCTGGAAGACGCGGAAGATGCGCGGGCGACGGCGTCCGGGATGGCAGCCGTTTCGGCAGCGCTGCTGTGCCAGGTGAAGGCGGGCGATCACGTCGTTGCAGCCCGGGCTCTCTTCGGCTCCTGCCGCTGGGTCGTCGAAACGCTGATGCCGCAATACGGCATCGAGACAACACTGATCGACGGCACAGACCTTGCCAACTGGCAAGGAGCCGTACGGCCCAACACCAAGGTGTTTTTCCTGGAAAGCCCGACCAACCCGACTCTGGAGGTCATCGACATTGCCGGAGTTGCGGAGATTGCCAACGCCATCGGCGCAAAGGTCGTGGTGGACAATGTCTTTGCAACGCCGCTCTACCAGAAACCATTGGCGCTTGGCGCGCATATCGTTGTCTATTCGGCCACCAAGCACATTGATGGTCAGGGCCGTTGCCTTGGCGGGATCGTGCTGTCCACGAAGGACTGGATCGAGGAACACCTGCACGATTATTTTCGCCATACCGGGCCGTCCCTGTCCCCTTTCAACGCGTGGACCCTCCTGAAAGGGCTGGAAACCCTGCCCCTCAGGGTGCGCCAACAGACAGAAAGCGCCGGACGGATTGCGGACTATCTGGCGGGTCACAGCTCAATCAAGCGGGTGATTTATCCGGGGCGCGCGGACCATCCACAGGCGGATATCGTCGCAAGGCAGATGTCGGGCGGCTCGACGCTCGTGGCCTTCGAGATCGATGGCGGCAAGCCGGCTGCCTTTGCCTTTGAAAACGCACTGGAGATTGTCCGTATTTCCAACAATCTCGGCGATGCGAAGAGCCTGATCACCCACCCGTCGACCACGACACACAAGAACCTGGCCGAAGAGGCCCGCGCCGAACTCGGCATCACCGATGCAACCGTGCGCCTTTCGGTCGGGCTTGAGGATGCGGACGACCTGATCGCCGATATCGACCGGGCGCTGTCATCGGTCTGA
- a CDS encoding CDP-alcohol phosphatidyltransferase family protein translates to MLDGAVREIINPPLDACGRRVAAWGVTANTVTVVGCVIGLAAAFAIWQNAYWVGLFLLLVSRFCDGLDGAIAKATESTDFGGYLDIVLDFVFYGSIPLGFVLADPQANAVAGAVLILSFYVNGSTFLAYAIMAERYDMHSTVRGEKSLYFTTGLAEATETIAMFVIVCIFPSAFVVIAYIYAAICFYTALSRIVLAGRVFSRR, encoded by the coding sequence ATGCTGGACGGTGCGGTTCGGGAGATCATCAATCCGCCTCTCGATGCCTGCGGAAGGCGGGTTGCCGCCTGGGGTGTCACGGCCAACACGGTAACGGTTGTTGGCTGTGTGATCGGCCTCGCCGCAGCCTTTGCGATCTGGCAGAACGCCTATTGGGTCGGCCTCTTTCTCCTGCTTGTGAGCCGGTTCTGTGATGGTCTCGACGGCGCGATCGCCAAGGCGACCGAATCGACCGATTTCGGTGGCTATCTCGACATCGTCCTCGATTTTGTCTTCTACGGCTCGATACCGCTGGGGTTTGTGCTTGCAGATCCGCAGGCCAATGCGGTTGCCGGCGCTGTCCTGATCCTGTCTTTTTATGTCAACGGCTCAACGTTCCTGGCCTATGCGATCATGGCCGAACGCTATGATATGCACAGTACGGTCCGCGGAGAAAAATCGCTTTATTTCACGACCGGCCTTGCCGAAGCGACCGAGACCATTGCCATGTTCGTAATTGTCTGCATCTTTCCCTCGGCCTTCGTCGTCATCGCCTATATCTATGCCGCGATCTGCTTTTATACGGCCCTGTCGCGCATTGTGCTCGCCGGCCGGGTGTTTAGCCGGCGATAG
- the apaG gene encoding Co2+/Mg2+ efflux protein ApaG — MYRALTHDIEITVEPFYLEEQSEPDDNRFVWGYRIVIVNHSDETVQLRDRFWQITDAAGQIDEISGEGVVGKQPVLEPGEQFEYSSGCPLDTSSGMMVGQYRMEREDGKSFMVDIPAFSLDVPGITRTLN, encoded by the coding sequence ATGTACCGGGCGCTGACACACGATATCGAGATAACGGTCGAACCGTTCTATCTCGAAGAGCAATCCGAGCCGGACGACAACAGGTTCGTCTGGGGCTATCGGATTGTCATCGTCAATCATTCGGACGAGACGGTCCAATTGCGTGACCGTTTCTGGCAGATCACCGATGCTGCCGGCCAGATTGACGAAATTAGCGGTGAAGGGGTTGTTGGCAAGCAACCCGTTCTGGAGCCGGGGGAACAGTTCGAATATTCGTCCGGGTGTCCGCTCGACACTTCCTCCGGCATGATGGTCGGCCAGTACCGCATGGAGCGAGAGGACGGCAAGAGCTTCATGGTCGACATACCGGCCTTCTCTCTCGACGTACCGGGAATAACGAGAACGCTCAATTGA